In one window of Paraburkholderia phymatum STM815 DNA:
- a CDS encoding UDP-glucose dehydrogenase family protein codes for MNLTIVGTGYVGLVTGACLADIGHDVFCLDVDQRKIDVLNNGGVPIHEPGLLEIIARNRKAGRLTFSTNIEAAVAHGDIQFIAVGTPPDEDGSADLQYVLAAARNIGRHMNGFKVIVDKSTVPVGTARRVAHAVQDELDQRGLQQMFSVVSNPEFLKEGAAVEDFTRPDRIILGCDDDVPGEKARELMKRLYAPFNRNRERTLYMDVRSAEFTKYAANAMLATRISFMNDLANLADRVGADIEAVRRGMGSDPRIGYDFLYAGCGYGGSCFPKDVQALIRTGSEMGHSLRILEAVEAVNETQKRIVAQKIVAHMGEDLSDRTFAVWGLAFKPNTDDMREAPSRALIAELLARGAKVVAYDPVAIDEAKRVFALDLQGKPQQLARLAFADEEMQAAAQADALVILTEWKVFKSPDFDSLKAQLKTPLIFDGRNLYEPEAMRELGIEYHAIGRRAAQLQRTPHDAAPSLTTLATAAAL; via the coding sequence ATGAACCTGACGATCGTGGGAACCGGATACGTGGGCCTCGTGACGGGCGCCTGTCTGGCCGACATCGGTCACGACGTATTCTGCCTCGACGTCGATCAGCGCAAGATCGACGTGCTGAATAACGGCGGCGTGCCGATTCATGAGCCGGGTCTGCTGGAAATCATCGCGCGCAACCGCAAGGCGGGGCGCCTGACGTTTTCGACGAATATCGAAGCGGCCGTCGCGCATGGCGACATCCAGTTCATCGCCGTCGGCACGCCACCCGACGAGGACGGCTCGGCCGACCTGCAATACGTGCTGGCCGCCGCGCGCAACATCGGCCGTCACATGAACGGCTTCAAGGTGATCGTCGACAAGTCGACGGTGCCCGTCGGCACCGCGCGCCGCGTCGCGCATGCCGTGCAGGACGAGCTCGACCAGCGCGGCCTGCAGCAGATGTTCTCGGTCGTGTCGAATCCCGAATTTCTGAAAGAGGGCGCCGCCGTCGAAGACTTCACGCGCCCGGACCGCATCATCCTTGGCTGCGACGACGATGTGCCGGGCGAAAAGGCACGCGAGCTGATGAAGCGTCTCTACGCGCCGTTCAACCGCAATCGCGAGCGCACGCTGTACATGGACGTGCGCTCCGCCGAATTCACGAAGTACGCGGCCAACGCCATGCTCGCCACGCGCATCTCGTTCATGAACGACCTCGCGAATCTCGCCGATCGCGTCGGTGCCGATATCGAAGCTGTGCGCCGCGGCATGGGCTCGGACCCGCGCATCGGCTACGACTTCCTGTACGCGGGCTGCGGCTACGGCGGCTCGTGCTTCCCGAAGGACGTGCAGGCGCTGATCCGCACGGGTAGCGAGATGGGCCACAGCCTGCGCATTCTCGAAGCCGTGGAAGCCGTCAACGAGACGCAGAAGAGGATCGTCGCGCAGAAGATCGTCGCGCACATGGGCGAGGACTTGTCGGACCGCACGTTCGCCGTCTGGGGCCTGGCGTTCAAGCCGAACACGGACGACATGCGCGAAGCGCCGAGCCGTGCGCTGATCGCCGAACTGCTCGCCCGCGGCGCGAAGGTCGTCGCCTATGACCCTGTTGCCATCGACGAAGCGAAGCGGGTGTTCGCGCTCGATCTGCAAGGCAAGCCGCAGCAGCTCGCGCGTCTCGCGTTCGCCGACGAAGAGATGCAGGCGGCCGCCCAGGCCGACGCGCTCGTGATCCTCACCGAATGGAAGGTCTTCAAGAGCCCGGACTTCGACAGCCTGAAGGCGCAATTGAAGACGCCGCTGATTTTCGACGGCCGCAACCTGTACGAACCGGAGGCGATGCGCGAACTCGGCATCGAGTATCACGCGATCGGCCGTCGGGCCGCGCAGCTGCAACGCACGCCGCACGACGCGGCCCCGTCGTTGACGACGCTGGCGACGGCCGCCGCGCTGTAA
- a CDS encoding arsenate reductase/protein-tyrosine-phosphatase family protein, whose product MFANVLIVCHANVCRSPAAEWLFRSRQHGRGARPIAFRSAGLRAIDGHGMDPVMRRLLEERGVDGGTTGGHRSRRLDRRSVRDADLILVTEQRQVKDVEDLEPTSRGKVYSLGKWDACGSADVVDPHGRDEAVYRDSLAHIEHLVMGWLNKIC is encoded by the coding sequence ATGTTCGCGAACGTGCTGATCGTCTGCCATGCCAACGTGTGCCGCTCGCCCGCCGCCGAGTGGCTGTTCCGTTCCCGGCAACACGGACGCGGCGCGCGGCCCATCGCGTTTCGCTCGGCGGGTCTGCGCGCGATCGACGGACATGGCATGGACCCCGTGATGCGGCGTCTTCTCGAAGAACGCGGCGTCGATGGCGGCACGACGGGCGGGCATCGCTCACGGCGGCTCGATCGCCGCAGCGTGCGCGATGCGGACCTGATTCTCGTCACCGAACAGCGGCAAGTAAAAGACGTGGAAGACCTCGAACCCACTTCGCGCGGCAAGGTGTACTCGCTCGGCAAGTGGGACGCGTGCGGCAGCGCCGACGTCGTCGATCCGCACGGACGCGACGAAGCCGTGTATCGCGACAGCCTCGCGCACATCGAACACCTCGTCATGGGATGGCTGAACAAAATATGCTGA
- a CDS encoding polysaccharide biosynthesis/export family protein, giving the protein MLKRHITISLALTTFLSACATAPGNYLDTSRLKEDQQNKPAETYPVTLIDASVIQKQQAQTADAIAHQVLPPPGPFADPTQYVYRIAPQDILGITVWDHPELTTPNGSTLSSGGNTTQTLGGALQQPYTQALPGQADPYGQTVAPDGTIYFPFVGRIRASGRTTAQIRDELSKKLVPYIRDPQVDVRVLSYRSQKVQVTGDVKTPGPLALSDVPLTLVDAITRSGGSTDNADLQRVRLTRKGKLYVLDANRMLDKGDATQNVMLEPGDIVNVPDRSDTRIFVMGEVKTPIPVPMNKGELTIADALTQAGGILDTDANPRQIYVMRGMKDKPTTPDVYRLDMTQPDAIMLSSQFELQPMDVVYVGTAASTTFNRVLQQVLPTVQTLFYLKQLTR; this is encoded by the coding sequence ATGCTGAAACGACACATCACGATATCTCTTGCGCTGACGACTTTTCTGTCGGCATGCGCGACCGCGCCGGGGAACTACCTCGACACGTCGCGCCTGAAGGAAGACCAGCAGAACAAGCCTGCTGAGACGTACCCGGTCACGCTGATCGATGCCTCCGTCATCCAGAAGCAGCAGGCACAAACGGCGGACGCGATCGCGCATCAGGTGCTGCCGCCGCCGGGTCCGTTTGCCGATCCGACCCAGTACGTCTATCGCATCGCGCCACAGGACATTCTCGGCATCACCGTGTGGGACCACCCGGAACTGACGACGCCGAACGGCAGCACGCTGTCCTCGGGCGGCAACACCACGCAGACGCTCGGCGGCGCGTTGCAGCAGCCGTACACGCAGGCACTGCCTGGCCAGGCCGATCCGTATGGGCAGACGGTCGCGCCCGACGGCACGATCTATTTCCCATTCGTCGGCCGAATCCGCGCGTCGGGGCGGACGACGGCGCAAATCCGCGACGAGCTGTCGAAGAAGCTCGTGCCGTACATCCGTGACCCGCAAGTCGACGTGCGCGTGCTGTCTTACCGCAGTCAGAAGGTGCAGGTGACGGGCGACGTGAAGACGCCGGGCCCGCTCGCGCTGTCCGATGTGCCGCTCACGCTGGTCGACGCGATCACCCGCTCGGGCGGCTCGACGGACAACGCGGATCTGCAGCGCGTGCGTCTCACGCGCAAGGGCAAGCTCTATGTGCTCGACGCGAACCGCATGCTCGACAAGGGCGACGCGACGCAGAACGTGATGCTCGAACCGGGCGACATCGTCAACGTGCCGGACCGCAGCGACACGCGCATCTTCGTGATGGGCGAAGTGAAAACGCCGATCCCCGTGCCGATGAACAAGGGCGAGCTGACCATCGCCGATGCGCTCACGCAGGCGGGCGGCATTCTCGACACCGACGCCAACCCGCGCCAGATCTACGTGATGCGCGGCATGAAGGACAAGCCGACCACGCCAGACGTGTATCGCCTCGACATGACGCAGCCCGACGCGATCATGCTGTCGTCGCAATTCGAACTGCAGCCGATGGACGTGGTGTACGTCGGCACGGCCGCCTCGACGACGTTCAACCGCGTGTTGCAGCAGGTGCTGCCGACGGTGCAGACGCTGTTCTATCTGAAGCAGTTGACGCGCTGA
- a CDS encoding polysaccharide biosynthesis tyrosine autokinase — MQARTEEEDVVLGQLLQVIIDDIGWLIGIAATIVAMAGFYCYVAKPVYSADAHVRVEASDNTSQALTQTQTGATISTGQNTIPTDAEIEMIKSRGVVAPVVQQMKLNFSVTPKTLPILGSLAARVATPGQPAKPWLGLGSYAWGGEVAAVDSIDVTPALEGQKLILTAMDNGRYTLMTPDGQLLLRGQAGEPAQGGGVTLFVKQLVARPGTQFTVMRANDLDAIAAFQSAINVQEQGKQTGVISISLEDQSPEHAAAVANALAQSYLLEHIRTKQADASRMLDFLKSEEPRLKSDLEHAEAALTAYQSKSGSINASDEAKVYLEGSVQYEQQISALRLQISQLEQRYGDDHPMIKAAQQQMAELQAQRTKYADRFRDLPATEVKAVQLQRDAKVAEDIYVLLLNRVQELSVQKAGTGGNVHIVDAALRPGSPIKPKKVLILSAATILGLIVGTGFVFLRRNMFKGIDDPETVERAFHLPVYGLVPLSAEQALLENAAVRGGARERAVLANAKPKDVCIESLRSLRTSMQFTLQDARNRIVMFTGPLPGVGKSFLTINLGVLLAHSGKRVLMIDGDMRRGALEKHVGGSPDNGLSELLSGQISLEEAVRATEIDNLSFISCGRRPPNPSELLMSPRLPQYLDGLAKRYDVILIDTPPVLAVTDASIIGGYAGSTFFVVRSGMHSEGEIADALKRLHSAGVHVQGAIFNAMPPRARGNYDRSYAAVQEYLST; from the coding sequence ATGCAGGCCAGAACCGAAGAAGAGGACGTGGTCCTCGGCCAACTGCTGCAGGTGATCATCGACGACATCGGGTGGCTGATCGGCATCGCGGCGACCATCGTCGCGATGGCCGGCTTCTACTGCTATGTCGCGAAGCCCGTGTATTCGGCCGATGCGCACGTGCGCGTGGAGGCGTCGGACAACACATCGCAGGCGCTCACGCAGACGCAGACGGGCGCAACGATCTCGACGGGGCAGAACACGATCCCCACCGACGCCGAGATCGAAATGATCAAGAGCCGGGGCGTCGTCGCGCCCGTGGTGCAGCAAATGAAGCTCAACTTCTCGGTGACGCCGAAGACGCTGCCCATTCTCGGCAGTCTCGCCGCGCGTGTCGCGACGCCAGGTCAGCCCGCCAAGCCGTGGCTCGGCCTCGGCAGCTATGCCTGGGGCGGCGAAGTGGCTGCTGTCGATTCGATTGACGTGACGCCCGCGCTCGAAGGCCAGAAGCTGATCCTCACCGCAATGGACAACGGCCGCTATACGCTGATGACGCCCGACGGCCAGCTGCTGTTGCGCGGCCAGGCAGGCGAGCCCGCGCAGGGCGGCGGCGTCACGCTGTTCGTGAAGCAGCTGGTGGCCCGTCCGGGCACACAGTTCACTGTGATGCGCGCGAACGATCTGGACGCGATCGCCGCGTTCCAGTCCGCGATCAACGTGCAGGAGCAGGGCAAGCAGACGGGCGTGATCTCGATCTCACTAGAAGACCAAAGCCCCGAGCACGCCGCCGCCGTCGCCAATGCACTTGCGCAGTCGTATCTGCTCGAGCACATTCGCACCAAGCAGGCCGACGCGAGCCGCATGCTCGACTTCCTGAAGAGCGAAGAGCCGCGCCTCAAGTCCGATCTCGAACACGCGGAAGCCGCGTTGACGGCGTATCAGAGCAAGAGCGGCTCGATCAACGCGAGCGACGAGGCGAAGGTCTATCTGGAAGGCAGCGTGCAGTACGAGCAGCAGATTTCGGCCTTGCGTCTGCAGATTTCCCAGCTCGAACAGCGCTATGGCGACGATCACCCGATGATCAAGGCCGCGCAGCAGCAGATGGCCGAGCTGCAGGCGCAGCGCACCAAATACGCGGACCGTTTCCGCGATCTGCCCGCGACGGAAGTGAAGGCCGTGCAGTTGCAGCGCGACGCGAAGGTCGCGGAAGACATCTACGTGCTGCTGCTCAACCGCGTGCAGGAGCTGTCGGTGCAAAAGGCGGGCACGGGCGGCAACGTGCATATCGTCGACGCGGCGCTGCGTCCCGGTTCGCCCATCAAGCCGAAGAAGGTGCTGATCTTGTCGGCGGCGACGATTCTCGGGTTGATCGTCGGCACCGGCTTCGTGTTCCTGCGCCGCAATATGTTCAAGGGCATCGACGACCCGGAGACGGTCGAGCGCGCGTTTCATCTGCCCGTGTACGGTCTGGTGCCGCTGTCGGCTGAACAGGCGCTGCTCGAAAACGCCGCGGTGCGCGGCGGCGCGCGCGAGCGTGCGGTGCTCGCGAACGCCAAGCCGAAGGACGTGTGCATCGAAAGCCTGCGCAGCCTGCGCACGTCGATGCAGTTCACGCTGCAGGACGCGCGCAATCGCATCGTGATGTTCACGGGCCCGCTGCCGGGCGTCGGCAAGAGCTTCCTGACGATCAACCTGGGCGTGCTGCTCGCGCATTCGGGCAAGCGGGTGCTGATGATCGACGGCGACATGCGGCGCGGCGCGCTTGAAAAGCATGTGGGCGGCTCGCCGGACAACGGTCTGTCGGAACTGCTGAGCGGACAGATTTCGCTGGAAGAAGCAGTGCGCGCGACGGAGATCGACAACCTCTCGTTCATCTCGTGCGGCCGCCGTCCGCCGAATCCGTCCGAGCTGCTGATGTCGCCTCGCTTGCCTCAGTACCTCGATGGACTGGCCAAGCGTTACGACGTGATCCTGATCGACACGCCGCCCGTGCTGGCCGTGACCGACGCGTCGATCATCGGCGGCTATGCGGGTTCGACCTTCTTCGTCGTGCGCTCGGGCATGCACAGCGAAGGCGAGATCGCCGATGCGTTGAAGCGCCTGCATTCAGCGGGCGTGCACGTGCAGGGCGCGATCTTCAACGCGATGCCGCCGCGCGCGCGCGGCAACTACGACCGCAGCTATGCGGCCGTACAGGAATACCTGAGCACCTGA
- a CDS encoding glycosyltransferase family 2 protein, protein MKITVLVPTYRRPQDLARCLAALQKQERVPDEVVVVARPDDEATHACLADPLVVGALPLTLAPVELPGQVAALNCGLDAATGDVIAITDDDAAPHADWVRRIGAAFEADARLGALGGRDWVHQKGGVLDGSRFLVGKLMRSGKIIGNHHLGVGEAREVDLLKGANMSYRRDAIRSIRFDGRLRGAGAQVHNDMAFSMSVKNAGWKLVYDPRVAVDHFPAERFDDDRRDAQSMTAVRNAAYNLHLILHEQLPPAQREVAWWWYALVGTRVYPGALHAMLALGSKSARTKLARWHAVRTGAREARRAYAAHRGTGTGVHA, encoded by the coding sequence ATGAAGATAACGGTACTGGTGCCGACATACCGCCGGCCGCAAGACCTCGCGCGCTGCCTCGCGGCCTTGCAGAAGCAGGAGCGCGTGCCCGACGAAGTCGTCGTGGTGGCGCGTCCCGACGACGAAGCGACGCACGCGTGCCTCGCCGATCCCCTCGTGGTCGGCGCGTTGCCGCTGACCCTCGCGCCCGTTGAACTGCCCGGCCAGGTGGCCGCCCTCAATTGCGGCCTCGACGCCGCGACGGGCGACGTGATCGCGATCACCGACGACGATGCCGCGCCGCACGCCGACTGGGTGCGCCGCATCGGCGCGGCCTTCGAAGCCGACGCGCGGCTAGGCGCGCTCGGCGGCCGCGACTGGGTGCATCAGAAGGGCGGCGTGCTCGACGGCTCGCGTTTTCTCGTCGGCAAGCTGATGCGCTCGGGCAAGATCATCGGCAACCATCATCTGGGCGTGGGCGAAGCGCGCGAAGTCGATCTGCTCAAGGGCGCGAACATGAGCTACCGGCGCGACGCGATCCGCTCGATCCGCTTCGACGGCCGGTTGCGCGGCGCGGGTGCGCAGGTGCACAACGACATGGCATTCAGCATGAGCGTGAAGAACGCGGGCTGGAAGCTGGTCTACGATCCGCGCGTCGCCGTCGATCATTTCCCCGCCGAGCGTTTCGACGACGACCGTCGCGACGCGCAGTCGATGACGGCCGTGCGCAACGCCGCGTACAACCTGCATCTGATCCTGCACGAGCAGCTGCCGCCCGCACAACGCGAAGTTGCATGGTGGTGGTATGCCCTCGTCGGCACCCGCGTGTATCCGGGCGCCTTGCATGCCATGCTGGCGCTGGGTTCGAAAAGCGCGCGCACGAAGCTCGCGCGCTGGCATGCCGTGCGTACGGGCGCACGCGAAGCGCGGCGCGCGTACGCAGCGCATCGCGGCACGGGCACGGGGGTGCACGCATGA
- a CDS encoding glycosyltransferase encodes MTTRVHVHLFYGADPRFYRKGEDIGCLYGYHHAESDEFQLSYSQDVPESRPVRLVRRALKTMLGFDLIHTLRNRDEMLRSDVIWTHTEHEWLSAALLLMMSGKRHDDTRQPLLVAQSVWLIDKWQQYGALRRWFYRKLIGRADLLTTLARENAELCRDYFDRDATQLFYGLNTRDFPVQPPQQWQPGTPLRIAAIGNDRDRDWETLIKAVGNDPRFTVRLATRRRIARSLHSPNVHVAPAAGLGKQRELYGWADVIVVPLRPNTHASGITVMLEAAAVGKPMVVTNVGGLQDYFSSRAAAYVPPFDADALRDALLGLMMSPGDALQQAQAAAAELVSRDHTTQHYAQQHVRITRDLLRRRGRTAQQGKREREHGHTHQADAVPSQSRGGR; translated from the coding sequence ATGACGACGAGGGTCCATGTGCATCTGTTTTACGGCGCCGATCCGCGCTTCTATCGCAAGGGCGAGGACATCGGCTGCCTGTATGGCTATCACCATGCGGAGTCGGACGAATTCCAGCTCAGCTACTCGCAGGACGTGCCGGAAAGCAGGCCCGTGCGCCTCGTGCGCCGCGCGCTGAAGACGATGCTCGGCTTCGATCTGATCCACACACTGCGCAACCGCGACGAGATGCTGCGCTCCGACGTGATCTGGACGCACACCGAACACGAATGGCTGTCCGCCGCGCTGCTGCTGATGATGAGCGGCAAGCGCCACGACGACACCCGGCAGCCGCTGCTGGTCGCGCAAAGCGTGTGGCTGATCGACAAGTGGCAGCAATATGGCGCGCTGCGGCGCTGGTTCTATCGCAAGCTGATCGGGCGTGCCGACCTGCTGACGACGCTCGCGCGCGAGAACGCCGAACTGTGCCGCGACTACTTCGATCGCGACGCCACGCAGCTGTTTTACGGGCTGAACACGCGTGATTTCCCGGTGCAGCCGCCGCAGCAATGGCAACCGGGCACGCCGTTGCGCATCGCGGCCATTGGCAACGATCGCGACCGTGACTGGGAAACGCTGATCAAGGCCGTGGGCAACGACCCGCGCTTTACGGTGCGGCTCGCGACGCGGCGGCGCATTGCGCGTTCGCTGCATTCGCCGAACGTGCACGTCGCGCCGGCAGCGGGCCTCGGGAAGCAGCGCGAACTGTACGGCTGGGCCGACGTGATCGTCGTGCCGCTGCGGCCGAACACGCATGCGTCGGGCATCACGGTGATGCTCGAGGCGGCCGCGGTCGGCAAGCCGATGGTCGTGACGAATGTGGGCGGGCTGCAGGATTACTTTTCGTCGCGCGCGGCGGCGTACGTGCCGCCATTCGACGCCGACGCGCTGCGCGATGCGCTGCTTGGCCTGATGATGTCGCCAGGCGACGCGCTGCAACAGGCGCAGGCGGCTGCGGCCGAACTCGTGTCGCGCGATCACACGACGCAGCACTATGCGCAGCAGCACGTGAGGATCACGCGCGACCTGCTGCGCCGGCGCGGTCGGACGGCGCAGCAGGGCAAGCGCGAACGCGAGCACGGACACACGCATCAAGCCGACGCCGTGCCGTCGCAGAGCCGGGGAGGGCGGTAA
- a CDS encoding glucose-6-phosphate isomerase, whose translation MSSIARAGIEGTSRAVRRERRDWLPPALLWLVTAMLIVAHQGTVLTLAFPVLSIAVGFWLYFKAPAKYVGYMWWLWFLSPEVRRLADWSKGAFTPTSLIQVAPLAVTMISGLSLIRFYPMLAQRRGLPVLLVLGGLAYAFVIGVVSAGPLAALYDLANWVYPLLIGFHIMAHSRQYPVFRETIVNTFIWGMLLMGGYGLVQFFIMPQWDALWMLGSQMNSQGDPVPFGVRVFSTMNSSGPFALAMMGAMVYVMAANHRVRWLAGAFGFLSFCLSLVRSTWGGWVIAMLIQLVKSDNKVRMRIVASAVLLTGLCVPLLAVGPVAERMQARLDTIVNLHDDQSYAARNEFYATFAKTAFTDVTGEGLGATGTSTKLSSDGGQLGQYGNFDSGVMNIPFVLGWPGTLLYMSGVIWLLMRALRASFRLRDDKFASASLSLALAIFAMLVFTNSLVGTGGLLLFMGVFSILSAAHYQKLNGRRQSFFHGGR comes from the coding sequence ATGTCGTCGATTGCACGAGCGGGCATCGAGGGCACGTCGCGCGCCGTCAGGCGCGAGCGCCGCGACTGGCTGCCGCCTGCGTTGCTGTGGCTCGTCACGGCGATGCTGATCGTCGCGCACCAGGGCACGGTGCTCACGCTCGCGTTCCCGGTGCTGTCGATCGCCGTCGGGTTCTGGCTGTACTTCAAGGCGCCCGCGAAATATGTCGGCTACATGTGGTGGCTGTGGTTCCTGAGCCCCGAAGTGCGGCGTCTCGCCGACTGGTCCAAAGGCGCGTTCACGCCAACCAGCCTGATCCAGGTCGCGCCGCTCGCCGTCACGATGATCAGCGGGCTCTCGCTGATCCGCTTCTACCCCATGCTTGCGCAACGGCGTGGCTTGCCCGTGCTGCTGGTGCTCGGCGGACTCGCGTATGCGTTCGTGATCGGCGTGGTGTCGGCGGGGCCGCTCGCGGCGCTGTACGACCTCGCCAACTGGGTGTATCCGCTCCTGATCGGCTTTCACATCATGGCGCACTCGCGCCAGTACCCGGTGTTCCGCGAGACCATCGTCAACACCTTCATCTGGGGCATGCTGCTGATGGGAGGCTACGGCCTCGTGCAGTTTTTCATCATGCCGCAGTGGGACGCGCTGTGGATGCTCGGCTCGCAGATGAACTCGCAGGGCGACCCGGTGCCGTTCGGCGTGCGCGTGTTCAGCACGATGAATTCGTCGGGTCCGTTCGCGCTCGCGATGATGGGCGCGATGGTCTACGTGATGGCCGCGAACCATCGCGTGCGCTGGCTGGCGGGCGCGTTCGGCTTCCTGTCGTTCTGCCTGTCGCTGGTGCGCTCGACGTGGGGCGGCTGGGTGATCGCGATGCTCATCCAGCTCGTGAAGTCGGACAACAAGGTGCGCATGCGCATCGTCGCGAGCGCGGTGCTGCTGACAGGCCTGTGCGTGCCGCTGCTCGCCGTCGGTCCCGTCGCCGAGCGGATGCAGGCGCGCCTCGACACGATCGTCAATCTGCACGACGACCAGAGCTACGCCGCGCGCAACGAGTTCTACGCGACCTTCGCGAAGACGGCATTCACGGACGTGACGGGCGAAGGGCTGGGCGCGACGGGCACCTCGACGAAGCTCTCCAGCGACGGCGGCCAGCTCGGCCAGTACGGCAACTTCGACAGCGGCGTGATGAACATTCCGTTCGTGCTCGGCTGGCCGGGCACGCTGCTGTACATGTCGGGCGTGATCTGGCTGCTGATGCGCGCGCTGCGCGCGTCGTTCAGGCTGCGCGACGACAAGTTCGCATCGGCGTCGCTGTCGCTCGCGCTCGCGATCTTCGCGATGCTCGTGTTCACCAATTCGCTCGTCGGCACGGGCGGCCTGCTGCTGTTCATGGGCGTGTTCTCGATTCTTTCCGCGGCGCACTATCAGAAGCTGAACGGGCGCCGCCAATCATTCTTTCATGGAGGCCGCTGA
- a CDS encoding glycosyltransferase family 4 protein, producing the protein MRVAIVTHVVRHNDGQGRVNHEIARAALDENIEVTLVASHVAPELLQHPLVKWVPVKIGRFWPTNLLRQQVFALKSAWWLRMHRREYDVLHVNGFITWMPADVNTAHFVHSGWFRSRYYPFGLGQGLWSAYQFVYTRANAALEGWAYRRSRVITAVSQKVAAEIAAIGLTPRNRLDVIYNGVDTQGFAAAEGDRSRFRLPEDRFLLLFVGDLRTPRKNLGTVLKALTDLPERVHLAVAGYLPGSPYPDEAKALGIAHRVHFLGLVKEMPVLMHSVDAYVFPSRYEAMSLSLLEAMAAGLPVVTAHTAGGAEIITPACGIVLDDPDDPKALAQAVGKLASNDDERLAMGRAANELATGFGWARMAQQYIALYRQIAGRREDRRRATTLDHNDADADALPANALAGPQGADRA; encoded by the coding sequence GTGAGAGTTGCCATCGTCACGCACGTGGTGCGTCATAACGACGGGCAGGGCCGCGTCAATCACGAGATCGCGCGCGCGGCGCTCGACGAGAACATCGAGGTCACGCTGGTCGCCTCGCATGTCGCGCCCGAACTGCTGCAGCACCCGCTCGTGAAGTGGGTGCCCGTGAAGATCGGGCGCTTCTGGCCGACCAATCTGCTGCGCCAGCAGGTGTTCGCGCTCAAGAGCGCGTGGTGGCTGCGCATGCATCGGCGCGAGTACGACGTGCTGCACGTGAACGGCTTCATCACCTGGATGCCCGCCGACGTGAACACCGCGCACTTCGTGCATAGCGGCTGGTTCAGGAGCCGGTACTACCCGTTCGGCCTCGGCCAGGGGCTGTGGTCCGCGTATCAGTTCGTCTATACGCGCGCCAATGCCGCGCTCGAAGGCTGGGCCTACCGGCGCTCGCGCGTGATCACGGCCGTGTCGCAGAAGGTCGCGGCGGAGATCGCCGCGATCGGGCTCACGCCGCGCAACCGGCTCGACGTGATCTACAACGGCGTCGACACGCAGGGCTTCGCCGCCGCCGAAGGCGACCGCTCGCGCTTCAGGCTGCCCGAGGACAGGTTCCTGCTGCTGTTCGTGGGCGACCTGCGCACGCCGCGCAAGAATCTCGGCACCGTGCTGAAGGCGCTCACGGATCTGCCCGAGCGCGTGCACCTCGCGGTAGCGGGTTATCTGCCCGGCAGTCCGTACCCCGACGAAGCGAAGGCGCTGGGCATCGCGCATCGCGTGCATTTTCTGGGACTCGTGAAAGAGATGCCCGTGCTGATGCATTCCGTCGATGCGTACGTGTTTCCGTCGCGCTATGAGGCGATGAGCCTGTCGCTGCTCGAAGCGATGGCGGCGGGCCTGCCCGTCGTCACCGCGCATACGGCGGGCGGGGCGGAGATCATCACGCCCGCGTGCGGCATCGTGCTCGACGATCCCGACGACCCCAAAGCGCTCGCGCAGGCTGTCGGCAAGCTCGCGTCGAACGACGACGAACGCCTTGCGATGGGCCGCGCGGCCAACGAACTCGCGACGGGCTTCGGCTGGGCGCGCATGGCGCAGCAGTACATCGCGCTGTATCGACAGATCGCGGGGCGGCGCGAAGACCGCCGCCGCGCGACGACACTCGACCACAACGACGCCGATGCCGACGCGCTGCCGGCGAACGCGCTCGCAGGACCGCAAGGCGCGGACCGCGCCTGA